A single Xiphias gladius isolate SHS-SW01 ecotype Sanya breed wild chromosome 18, ASM1685928v1, whole genome shotgun sequence DNA region contains:
- the si:dkey-151g10.3 gene encoding serine/threonine-protein kinase WNK3, whose product MATDPGEPTGTEDSSEKPDGQREEDTDREGRTDQQRERTHSTPSDFSSPQTQERRATGGEDGGIRRLRREKRFFRKSVEICEEEDEVVVPPEAPHSAPQLELRSSESVFTSSAQQQGAASSCAALGHDPSCPSSSQEPGKDAPSSTPTQRGKERDREQEEEAEMKAVATSPGGRFLKFDIELGRGAFKTVYKGLDTETWVEVAWCELQDRKLTKAEQQRFKEEAEMLKGLQHPNIVRFYDSWESVLRGKKCIVLVTELMTSGTLKTYLKRFKVMKPKVLRSWCRQILKGLHFLHTRTPPIVHRDLKCDNIFITGPTGSVKIGDLGLATLMRTSFAKSVIGTPEFMAPEMYEEHYDESVDVYAFGMCMLEMATSEYPYSECQNAAQIYRKVTSGIKPASFDKVNDPEIKEIIEGCIRQNKSQRLSIRDLLNHAFFGEDTGVRVELAEEDTGTQDCLALRIWVEEPKKLKGKHKDNEAIEFSYDLENDSAEEVALEMVKSGFFHESDAKVVGKSIRDRVNLIKKSRERRQQQLLQQNQGFEERRDSNLTSYTFSHPPSPINVLTTSMSVSDPAGLVGSIVPLAQQTQPPATPMQLTDIIPQAAPQQTQPVMIPQQTIVQQQQIGMDPQTSTLQQQPQQQMEGQASVLEKQQVSAPQPPTEQQQQSLSATAVQKHQHEPRQQIYLQQPVPPVQPTPQQQVLPIQTGMEQRAMSLPQPGEQLHTYKQQPHEQTTIQSQQLQQQLQQQQTVLQQQQQQALLLEQHQMYVQQQLDQQQQKALLQQQQQQAQLQQHQQQALIHKQLLDQQQQALIQQQQEQQQQPQGLVHQQQQQQQQPQQALLPQQLEQQQQQPTPQQQQQSQLYPQIGQHQAGTQKEPEKQQQSGQQQQQIVLQQQPQQNQQQMEQQLQQQALFRQMEQQQQQALIQQHLQQQAILQQQQLQQKAQLQLQQQEQQQVQLKQQIEQQQQALLQQQLEQQRQQQVLLQQQQAERLQQQALIQQQIQEQQQQPQGLVHQQQQQQQQPQQALLPQQLEQQQQQPTPQQQQQSQLYPQIGQHQAGTQKEPEKQQQSGQQQQQIVLQQQPQQNQQQMEQQLQQQALFRQMEQQQQQALIQQHLQQQAILQQQQLQQKAQLQLQQQEQQQVQLKQQIEQQQQALLQQQLEQQRQQQVLLQQQQAERLQQQALIQQQIQEQQHQAAIIQIQQTEKQDTVPIPQSNSEQQIQQQPTDIQHVCIPQLNTTQYTPHSTLTQQQVIEQQQQVTLMQQQKAFVAQPQHHTSVMQPQIPAGAPAITEVIQHQTQTVPQAQIPMAIQTAQIPLQTSAVVPAQIFTQQGQNEAHPQKQGRAPVQFIAQSTAQAAQSMIDAHVTPPAAVIQGQTQIIQTQQIPLHTSYPGPVTPTKSQVTAQTLIQTQPLQPTITQSQQPHGQGPTVDIQMMGQQSQGAVQPPAAIASIPSQIQHESRAQQNAPMPGLMQPQLQQQTQGQPPSQVDAQAAAGLLTPQYVPQLTHQAMPSVQQDITHITQQQQQQQPVLQYQQMIMSPGPAGVGTKTDNLSSVVDPANFVATPHPVQQTGQAYVSGQVVQAQQQPLGGTPDPSVIQPISQPAMPQSTEQYQQQLQKLSQVQQPLAPTPLQAQLLAQPIATSLQQPPPVKQALIPLDESQLHPQCPTASHLVTHPPAQIVSNNVAEPQSQNRTLPLYSHLVAGATPSPQHQAKQMLPAHTHTQTSIQAQTHSQTQTHIQTQAHSHTQTHSETPIAEQPVLPSAVFPVQQLPLSPSHTSCPPTTLPSLPSHHPAAAPAPELLTSPSVAQVTLPGQVDFIPTSPPPVTTLQSLDSNAPKLPPASLQDCDLSLLGIAQDGPYLSSTEHHSSSGSVPANGEETLQVLANGKLEKLKTQRRASCQRPEKVSHQFQLSMLQVSGSGDNMVECQLETHSNKMVTFKFDIEGDAPEDIADYMVEEDFVLDVEKEKFVEELRAIVKKAHEILQTHSQTGSTDQLHVSTPTGSTTDAVPHSSPVGRWRFFINQTIRHRDSLSSQGADTPPPTTETRIPQSPKTEKESEGSQRMESFTGMASPPCPTLSATSPPVSTVSAPASMSPPATAPHAPHTTASESIAAPASTLEVPVTASVGLELPVLTSASADQISGAPSSIAIPAAANLPTAPTVVSPTSTAVLPDITSPGTSGCSTVGQNIGDTAITAPRSCVPAADQSSSSFHSPPAAAVASSAVSQLGMEQQQTLTQLAKPALQQPQPRPQLQPASQQQVPAAQQQLQAMQLEQQAQQIQQATSQQQSQHQVYQEQIHLQQERALQQSLQQLQQQQLMQKQIPLQQQLTEVQVLPRPGHTEVLKQSVPLQQFLPPVPLQQTQRPLPQQQTQQYSPQLLQQPQLQQLPQQVMAPLAQQQAHIDNQQQQQLHLQQTIQLQQQQMVQQQLQQQQHQQHQLLMGAVALKPDQNQKLPMSISQQFLQQQAQQSVSPGPQQQIQQQTQIPAELAQQHIQSQKQLQHTEQQQEVVKAMDTPQRQQQFSLQKQSSLHMSESEVSTGETSFTEDTGSYSAPFHPSSDSSLPPLHLGTADAPLPTLSLTMTPSPAQPSSVAESDSEGPPKIEFVDNRIKTLDEKLRNLLYQEYSGGAALAGGAASGPTSAASTSAGGDESSEPQSLHHLSFLPPASSSDTSPHSSSSSTSSTTSRSSSTSPDPERDRGREEDTSSEMPTSAELGPVEQQPGPSLPSTSASSTPPLKQDDSARPQRPPVPGEPTILAVPPNSDTSTTGEASWPPNQHPIPLRHGQQQHNAGDGRSGSQALREEKAAAALNPPQSRKGRFQVTPVPQTSPPSDHQPSGHGSTHRKVGRFSVTQAETKKEDGQTLGAPVSPHLERERRRSRGKEGEKDEGKRTPAMAHLSRAHGHSHSPLGSSDDDDESELEDEDLRRELHKLREKHIKEVVSLQAQQNRELQELYRQLRSLKDQRQSLPVSLSRTPPLPTAPPVLSPRRPRPAKIKLRPRPHSHMDNNGVTHSGIQQSSSFSGGEQNRLPLYCNPEHRPSPPAKRDHSPLRKSTFTDELHKLVDNWTKEMVGPAPPKPSLNQIKQIQQVQEFGGWSQPTEVAPPGWFPVAPLTPQASPTPASLPVAVPSHYTGGGSLSTLPSPGPPPQTHMVPQMQQSLHLHQSLPLQQIPYQQSPLRQQVPQPRMQTPIQSQSLPQTQPSTQLPNSPPQSQPLLPSQMPTSPASTAPSLLPGSGTIAPTDSTAAAGGSCSCSSTSSTCSSSCSTAALPSSAKIHPTTPTSTLPLGQK is encoded by the exons GACCGCAAGCTCACCAAGGCGGAGCAGCAACGCTTCAAGGAGGAGGCTGAGATGCTGAAGGGGCTTCAGCACCCCAACATCGTCCGCTTCTATGATTCCTGGGAGTCCGTGCTCCGTGGCAAGAAGTGCATCGTACTGGTCACTGAACTCATGACTTCAGGAACACTCAAAAC TTACCTTAAGCGCTTTAAGGTGATGAAACCGAAGGTCCTGAGGAGTTGGTGCAGGCAAATTTTGAAGGGCCTTCACTTCCTTCACACCAGGACTCCTCCAATTGTCCACCGAGACCTCAAGTGTGACAACATTTTCATAACAGGCCCCACAGGATCGGTCAAGATAGGTGACCTCGGACTGGCCACTCTGATGAGGACCTCCTTTGCTAAGAGTGTCATAG GAACACCGGAGTTCATGGCCCCAGAGATGTATGAGGAGCATTATGATGAGTCTGTGGATGTTTATGCCTTTGGAATGTGCATGCTGGAGATGGCTACTTCAGAGTACCCTTACTCTGAGTGCCAAAATGCCGCTCAAATCTATCGCAAAGTCACAAGC GGTATAAAGCCAGCCAGTTTTGATAAAGTGAATGACCCAGAGATAAAAGAGATCATCGAAGGCTGCATTCGTCAGAACAAAAGCCAGAG ACTCTCCATCAGAGACCTCTTGAACCACGCATTCTTTGGGGAGGACACAGGGGTCCGGGTGGAGCTGGCAGAGGAGGACACAGGCACCCAGGACTGCTTGGCTCTCCGGATTTGGGTTGAAGAGCCTAAGAAGCTGAAggggaaacacaaagacaatgaGGCCATTGAGTTCAGCTATGACCTTGAGAATGATAGTGCTGAGGAGGTGGCACTAGAGATG GTGAAGTCAGGTTTCTTCCATGAGAGTGATGCCAAGGTGGTGGGAAAATCCATCCGGGACCGAGTAAATCTGATCAAAAAGTCACGGGAACGTcgtcagcagcagctcctccagcagAACCAGGGCTTTGAAGAAAGAAGAGACTCCAATCTTACCTCCTACACCTTTTCTCATCCCCCCT CACCCATTAATGTTCTCACTACATCCATGTCAGTCAGTGATCCTGCTGGACTAGTGGGGAGCATTGTGCCCCTCGCTCAGCAGACCCAACCCCCTGCCACTCCCATGCAGCTCACTGACATCATACCCCAGGCAGCACCCCAGCAAACACAGCCTGTCATGATCCCTCAGCAGACTATTGTCCAACAACAACAGATAGGGATGGATCCCCAGACCTCCACCCTTCAACAGCAGCCACAACAGCAAATGGAGGGCCAGGCCAGTGTGCTCGAAAAACAACAAGTTAGTGCCCCTCAGCCACCGACggaacagcagcaacagagccTTTCAGCTACAGCTGTCCAGAAACATCAGCATGAGCCTCGGCAGCAGATCTATCTACAGCAGCCTGTTCCACCTGTCCAGCCCACTCCTCAGCAGCAAGTGTTACCTATACAAACAGGTATGGAGCAGCGAGCTATGTCATTACCACAGCCAGGGGAGCAACTTCACACTTATAAACAGCAACCTCACGAGCAGACCACAATACAATCTCAACAACTGCAACAACAGCTTCAGCAACAGCAAACCgtgttacagcagcagcaacaacaagcTTTACTGCTTGAGCAACATCAGATGTATGTCCAGCAGCAGCTTGATCAGCAGCAACAAAAAGCACTgcttcaacagcagcagcaacaggccCAACTACAACAGCATCAACAGCAAGCACTTATACACAAGCAATTGCTGGATCAACAGCAGCAAGCTCTTATTCAGCAGCAacaagagcagcagcaacaaccaCAAGGTCTTgtacatcaacaacaacagcaacaacagcaaccacAACAAGCACTTTTACCACAGCAATtagagcaacaacaacaacagcctactccacagcaacagcagcagagccagTTATATCCACAAATTGGACAACACCAAGCTGGAACACAAAAAGAAccagagaagcagcagcaaagtggacaacagcagcaacaaattGTATTGCAGCAGCAACCCCAACAGAATCAACAGCAAATGGAACAGCAATTGCAGCAGCAAGCCTTATTCCGACAAAtggaacaacaacagcaacaagcaCTAATACAACAGCATTTGCAACAGCAGGCTATtttgcaacagcagcagctacaacagaAAGCTCAACTACAGCTTCAGCAACAAGAGCAGCAACAAGTGCAACTCAAGCAGCAgatagagcagcagcagcaagctcTGTTACAACAACAGTTAGAACAGCAGCGTCAGCAACAAGTCCtgttacaacaacaacaagcagaGAGATTACAGCAACAGGCTCTGATACAGCAACAGATTcaagagcagcagcaacaaccaCAAGGTCTTgtacatcaacaacaacagcaacaacagcaaccacAACAAGCACTTTTACCACAGCAATtagagcaacaacaacaacagcctactccacagcaacagcagcagagccagTTATATCCACAAATTGGACAACACCAAGCTGGAACACAAAAAGAAccagagaagcagcagcaaagtggacaacagcagcaacaaattGTATTGCAGCAGCAACCCCAACAGAATCAACAGCAAATGGAACAGCAATTGCAGCAGCAAGCCTTATTCCGACAAAtggaacaacaacagcaacaagcaCTAATACAACAGCATTTGCAACAGCAGGCTATtttgcaacagcagcagctacaacagaAAGCTCAACTACAGCTTCAGCAACAAGAGCAGCAACAAGTGCAACTCAAGCAGCAgatagagcagcagcagcaagctcTGTTACAACAACAGTTAGAACAGCAGCGTCAGCAACAAGTCCtgttacaacaacaacaagcagaGAGATTACAGCAACAGGCTCTGATACAGCAACAGATTCAAGAGCAGCAGCACCAAGCGGCCATCATACAGATTcagcaaactgaaaaacaagacactgtTCCTATTCCACAAAGCAACAGTGAGCAGCAGATTCAGCAGCAACCAACTGATATACAGCACGTGTGTATCCCTCAACTAAACACCACTCAGTATACACCTCATTCCACTCTCACACAACAGCAGGTTATAGAGCAACAACAGCAAGTAACATtgatgcagcagcagaaagCATTTGTTGCCCAGCCGCAGCACCATACCTCTGTAATGCAACCTCAAATCCCAGCTGGAGCTCCAGCCATCACTGAAGTGATTCAGCACCAAACTCAAACTGTTCCACAGGCCCAGATCCCCATGGCCATTCAGACTGCGCAGATCCCTCTCCAGACATCTGCTGTTGTCCCAGCTCAAATATTTACCCAGCAAGGACAAAATGAGGCTCATCCCCAGAAACAGGGCCGGGCCCCAGTCCAATTTATAGCCCAGTCCACAGCCCAAGCAGCTCAGTCTATGATTGATGCCCATGTAACTCCTCCAGCAGCAGTAATCCAGGGACAGACTCAAATCATCCAGACCCAGCAAATTCCTCTGCACACTAGTTACCCAGGACCGGTCACTCCCACAAAGAGCCAGGTAACTGCTCAGACGTTAATCCAGACTCAGCctctgcaaccaacaattactCAGTCCCAGCAACCACATGGCCAGGGCCCAACTGTTGACATTCAGATGATGGGCCAACAAAGCCAAGGTGCTGTCCAGCCTCCAGCTGCAATTGCTTCAATTCCCAGTCAAATCCAACATGAGTCTCGTGCTCAGCAAAATGCCCCAATGCCAGGGCTCATGCAGCCCCAGCTCCAGCAACAAACTCAAGGCCAGCCACCTAGCCAGGTTGATGCTCAGGCTGCCGCTGGCCTTTTGACCCCTCAGTATGTCCCCCAGCTTACCCACCAAGCCATGCCATCTGTACAACAGGACATAACTCATattacacaacagcagcagcaacagcagccagtACTGCAGTATCAGCAGATGATTATGTCTCCTGGCCCAGCTGGTGTTGGAACTAAAACAGATAATCTCAGCTCTGTAGTTGACCCTGCAAACTTTGTTGCCACTCCTCATCCTGTGCAGCAGACTGGACAAGCCTATGTTTCAGGCCAAGTTGTTCAGGCCCAACAGCAGCCTCTAGGAGGCACTCCTGACCCTTCAGTCATTCAGCCCATCTCCCAGCCTGCTATGCCTCAGTCTACTGAGCAATACCAGCAACAGCTGCAGAAACTTTCTCAAGTGCAGCAGCCACTAGCTCCAACTCCTCTGCAAGCTCAGTTACTGGCACAGCCCATCGCAACTTCCCTCCAGCAACCACCTCCTGTAAAGCAGGCTTTGATACCCCTAGATGAGAGTCAGCTCCACCCACAGTGTCCAACTGCTTCTCATCTTGTGACCCATCCTCCTGCCCAGATAGTCTCTAATAATGTGGCTGAGCCTCAGTCCCAGAACAGGACCCTTCCCCTCTATAGTCATCTAGTGGCAGGTGCCACTCCATCTCCACAACACCAGGCCAAGCAGATGTTgccagctcacacacacacacaaaccagcatCCAGGCCCAAACACActcccaaacacagacacacattcagacacaggCTCATtctcacactcagacacacagtgagACACCTATTGCTGAACAGCCTGTTCTCCCCAGTGCTGTCTTTCCTGTGCAACAATTGCCCCTCAGCCCATCTCATACCTCATGTCCCCCAACAACACTACCATCTCTCCCATcccaccatcctgctgctgcccCTGCTCCAGAGCTGCTTACATCTCCGTCAGTGGCCCAGGTAACCTTACCAGGGCAGGTCGACTTTATCCCCACCTCCCCTCCGCCTGTCACTACTCTACAATCGCTTGATTCTAATGCCCCCAAACTGCCCCCAGCCTCGCTGCAAGACTGTGACCTTTCCCTGCTGGGCATTGCTCAG GATGGTCCATACCTGTCAAGTACAGAACATCATTCCTCTTCAGG GTCTGTTCCAGCTAATGGAGAAGAGACTCTTCAGGTCTTGGCCAATGGGAAATTAGAGAAATTAAAAACTCAAAGAAGAGCTTCCTGTCAGAGGCCTGAGAAAGTTTCACATCAGTTTCAACTGAGCATGCTCCAG GTGTCCGGGAGCGGGGACAATATGGTGGAATGCCAATTGGAGACCCATAGCAACAAGATGGtgacatttaaatttgacattgaAGGAGATGCACCTGAGGACATAGCAGATTACATG gTGGAGGAGGACTTTGTCCTTGatgtggagaaagagaaatttgTCGAGGAGCTTAGAGCAATAGTTAAGAAAGCCCACGAAATTCTTCAAACACATTCACAG ACTGGATCAACTGACCAGCTACATGTGAGCACTCCCACTGGCTCAACGA CGGACGCAGTGCCCCATTCCTCCCCAGTGGGACGCTGGCGCTTTTTTATCAACCAGACCATCCGCCATAGAGACTCTCTTTCCAGCCAGGGAGCggacacaccaccaccaactaCAGAAACAAGGATACCCCAGTCTCCTAAAACAGAGAAAG AAAGTGAAGGATCCCAGCGAATGGAGTCCTTTACTGGAATGGCCTCTCCCCCCTGCCCCACCCTCTCTGCTACCTCCCCTCCCGTCTCTACTGTCTCAGCCCCTGCCTCCATGTCCCCTCCAGCCACCGCTCCCCATGCTCCTCACACTACTGCCTCTGAAAGCATCGCTGCACCAGCCTCCACTCTTGAAGTCCCTGTCACTGCTTCAGTTGGTCTTGAACTGCCGGTCCTCACCTCCGCTTCTGCTGACCAAATTTCCGGTGCTCCCTCATCCATAGCAATACCTGCTGCTGCCAACCTCCCCACCGCTCCTACCGTTGTGTCTCCCACATCTACTGCCGTTCTTCCTGATATTACTTCTCCTGGAACCAGTGGTTGCTCTACTGTAGGTCAAAATATAGGGGATACAGCAATAACTGCTCCAAGGTCATGTGTGCCTGCAGCGGACCAGTCCTCAAGCTCTTTTCATtcccctcctgctgctgcagtggcCTCTTCAGCGGTAAGCCAACTTGGcatggagcagcagcagacactTACACAGTTGGCCAAACCAGCCCtacaacaaccacaaccacGGCCACAGCTACAGCCTGCATCACAGCAGCAGGTACCAGCGGCTCAGCAGCAACTGCAGGCAATGCAGCTTGAACAACAGGCACAACAGATACAACAGGCAACATCACAACAACAATCACAACATCAAGTGTACCAAGAACAAATTCACCTGCAGCAGGAACGAGCTCTGCAACAGTCTCTCCAGCAGTTACAACAACAGCAACTCATGCAGAAACAAATACCACTTCAGCAACAGCTGACTGAGGTGCAGGTGCTGCCTCGGCCAGGTCATACAGAAGTGTTAAAACAGTCTGTGCCTCTGCAGCAGTTTCTGCCACCAGTGCCCCTACAGCAGACCCAACGACCCCTTCctcaacagcaaacacaacagTATTCCCCACAGTTGCTGCAACAGCCTCAGTTACAGCAGTTACCACAGCAGGTTATGGCACCACTAGCACAACAGCAGGCCCACATTGataaccagcagcagcaacagttaCACCTACAACAGACAATACAattacagcaacagcaaatggtgcaacagcagctacagcagcagcaacatcagcaacatCAGCTGCTTATGGGTGCTGTGGCTTTAAAGCCAGATCAAAACCAAAAGTTACCAATGTCAATTAGTCAACAGTTTCTTCAACAACAGGCGCAGCAAAGTGTTAGCcctggaccgcaacagcagaTTCAACAACAAACCCAAATCCCCGCTGAGCTGGCACAACAACATATACAGTCACAGAAACAGCTACAAcacactgagcagcagcaggaggttgTTAAAGCCATGGACACACCCCAGAGACAGCAGCAGTTTTCACTCCAGAAGCAGTCCTCTTTACATATGTCAGAGTCAGAGGTGTCCACAGGAGAGACAAGTTTCACAGAGGACACAGGCAGCTACTCTGCCCCTTTTCACCCTTCCTCTGACTCTTCTTTGCCACCTCTTCATCTGGGCACTGCTGACGCCCCCTTAcccactctctccctcacaaTGACACCATCCCCTGCTCAACCTTCCTCTGTAGCCGAGTCAGACAGTGAAGGCCCCCCCAAAATTGAATTTGTAGACAACCGTATAAAGACATTGGATGAAAAGCTGAGGAACTTGTTGTATCAGGAGTACAGCGGCGGGGCAGCATTGGCCGGAGGAGCTGCCTCTGGCCCAACATCAGCTGCCTCCACATCAGCAGGAGGAGACGAGTCATCTGAGCCGCAGTCGCTTCACCACTTGTCTTTCCTCCCACCTGCCTCGTCCTCAGATACTTCCCCCCactcctcgtcctcctctaCATCTTCCACCACCTCCcgttcctcctccacctcccctgacccagagagagatagaggacGAGAGGAGGACACTTCCTCAGAAATGCCCACCTCTGCGGAGCTGGGTCCAGTGGAGCAGCAGCCTGGCCCATCTCTCCCTTCCACCTCTGCCTCCTCAACACCGCCTCTCAAACAGGATGACTCTGCCAGGCCCCAGCGCCCACCTGTACCAGGAGAACCAACCATTCTT GCTGTACCTCCTAACTCTGACACCAGTACCACTGGAGAAGCATCGTGGCCCCCCAATCAGCACCCGATCCCCCTCCGGCatggacagcagcagcacaatgcAGGAG ATGGACGTTCCGGCAGTCAGGCTCTTAGAGAGGAGAAGGCGGCGGCAGCCCTAAATCCACCTCAGTCACGCAAAGGACGATTTCAG GTGACTCCAGTGCCCCAGACCTCTCCCCCATCAGACCATCAGCCATCAGGGCACGGTAGTACTCACAGGAAAGTGGGACGCTTCTCTGTAACCCAGGCTGAGACTAAGAAAGAGGACGGGCAGACTCTCGGCGCCCCGGTGTCTCCTCAtttggagagggagaggaggagatctCGGGGAAAGGAAGGGGAGAAAGATGAAGGTAAGAGGACCCCAGCAATGGCCCATCTGTCTCGAGCTCATGGACACAGCCACTCACCCCTGGGCAGtagcgatgatgatgatgagagtgAGCTGGAGGATGAAGACCTGAGAAGAGAACTACACAAGCTCCGAGAGAA GCACATCAAAGAGGTGGTATCCCTTCAGGCCCAGCAGAACAGAGAGCTGCAGGAACTTTACAGACAGCTTCGTTCCCTCAAAGACCAAAGGCAGAGTCTGCCTGTCTCCCTTTCCCGAACCCCTCCACTGCCCACGGcacctcctgtcctctctcctcgGAGGCCCAGGCCAGCCAAAATCAAACTCCGGCCCCGGCCTCACTCTCACATGGATAACAACGGAGTTACGCACTCtg GGATTCAGCAGTCAAGTAGTTTTTCAGGTGGTGAACAGAATAGACTGCCCCTATACTGCAACCCAGAGCACCGCCCGTCACCGCCTGCTAAGAGAG ATCATAGTCCTCTAAGAAAAAGCACATTCACAGATGAATTGCACAAACTTGTTGATAATTGGACAAAGGAGATGGTGGGCCCCGCCCCACCCAAGCCTTCACTGAATCAGATCAAGCAGATACAGCAGGTGCAGGAGTTCGGAGGCTGGAGCCAGCCAACTGAG GTGGCTCCACCAGGTTGGTTTCCAGTGGCACCACTGACCCCACAGGCATCCCCGACCCCTGCCAGCTTGCCTGTGGCAGTCCCATCCCATTACACAGGTGGAGGGAGCCTGTCCACCCTGCCCTCTCCAGGACCtccaccacaaacacacatggtgCCACAGATGCAGCAAAGTTTACACCTCCATCAGTCTCTCCCCCTCCAGCAGATACCCTATCAGCAGTCCCCACTCCGCCAGCAGGTACCACAGCCCCGGATGCAAACTCCCATACAGTCTCAGTCGCTACCACAGACACAGCCCAGTACCCAGTTACCCAACTCACCACCTCAAAGCCAACCACTGCTGCCTTCCCAAATGCCCACATCTCCAGCGTCCACGGCACCGTCTCTGCTGCCCGGCAGTGGCACCATTGCACCCACAGAtagtactgctgctgctggggggtcctgttcctgttcctcaACCTCTTCCACCTGTTCCTCCTCTTGCTCTACTGCTGCTCTACCTTCCAGTGCCAAAATTCACCCAACGACCCCCACCTCCACTCTTCCTCTGGGACAGAAATGA